Proteins encoded within one genomic window of Sphingosinicella ginsenosidimutans:
- a CDS encoding AAA family ATPase, with the protein MWTDIEASLDKNEQSKPSPLRRAIFQLIRSSDLRPGHGTQYMVSFEFGEGERLLWEIRQPENFYLHTKFKSRVEAKGFTGTPKPYQEGGGGRISALDNRWAFDRTDCILIQIESAETLRRLIAVLLQSGDALMLNPAAITRWIERLRHFFPAFDRFDPPDSHFDEAERTYKLAIAAELRTAIEQAGSDQELADAVNTALAKSNLLQWRAYWPMSPKGDADREQLWPALRALVDAALGAADGHASALETFVDAWIAAVPDGKPDPARQIAEFLFLHLAPHEGIYIRHSVRQDLWLEAVGSRFPDHASMADTYRDEWRFMQAVRAAFADRGLAPRDMIDVQSALWIVHNYKEEDVATFSRDAIEAAMDAYDSYRQSGEHAAIFEAFGEPRDYWVRSTRARPGRVYPSKPIVGFLRGKTQLNGGWGQKADAAAQLHNAGYIIVDADDAPVTPPERYEHLIRDADRIRLCARNYYVEPARENGAADIAIRAGDLGRDMGLRDAFPAICSALGGEKFQKLANVPAPSHTLPNPSSSTVFTYQLASAEGHQTMTFEPMTAMPATTNLILYGPPGTGKTYATAWEAVRLCLGDAAAEPLRGDRDTLMAEYRRLAGEGRIEFVTFHQSFAYEDFVEGLRPTTGVEQEGDDEAASTSGGFSLKPHAGVFKIISERARLDTGDAPAKRLDRSRPIYKIALGQRGSQEDRIREGLDGGLIHLGWGGDIDWSDERFDDFEEIRKTWNEEKDPDASGKDPNIEMLYAFRSGLQVGDYVVISDGRDSYRAFGRVSGEYYFDADADFHPHRRSVEWIWRDDNGAERAPFYARNFRRQSAYRLDPDRIDWDALEAVVIDPNAERPVAGARPHVLIIDEINRANISKVFGELITLLETDKRLGCENEVRVRLPYSGTSFGVPANLHIIGTMNTADRSIALLDTALRRRFTFRELMPDVEDLRRALAARGLDAANLEGIDLCKLLHTINERIEYVFDREHQIGHAYFTGCRSRADVEDVMRHKVIPLLTEYFYEDWSKVAAVLGDGDGTNGSHFLEARRLTAPAGFADDELGGDKRRWSVKARFDFSEFAA; encoded by the coding sequence ATGTGGACGGATATTGAGGCAAGCCTCGATAAGAACGAACAGAGTAAACCCTCACCGCTGCGGCGAGCGATTTTCCAGCTCATCCGCAGCTCGGACCTCCGCCCGGGCCATGGCACCCAATACATGGTGTCGTTTGAGTTCGGCGAGGGCGAACGGCTGCTATGGGAAATCCGGCAGCCAGAGAACTTTTACCTCCACACCAAGTTTAAGTCCCGTGTTGAAGCGAAGGGATTTACCGGAACCCCGAAGCCCTATCAGGAAGGCGGAGGCGGCCGGATTTCGGCTTTGGATAACAGATGGGCATTCGATAGAACGGATTGCATTCTCATACAGATCGAGAGCGCCGAGACCCTGCGCCGGCTGATCGCGGTGCTGTTGCAGTCCGGCGATGCGCTGATGCTCAATCCGGCTGCGATCACGCGCTGGATCGAGCGGCTGCGCCATTTCTTTCCCGCCTTCGACCGTTTCGATCCGCCCGATTCGCATTTCGATGAGGCGGAGCGGACCTACAAATTGGCGATTGCCGCCGAGCTCAGGACGGCGATCGAACAGGCCGGTTCCGACCAGGAACTGGCCGATGCCGTCAACACCGCGCTGGCCAAAAGCAATCTGCTGCAATGGCGCGCTTATTGGCCGATGTCGCCCAAAGGCGACGCCGATCGCGAGCAGCTCTGGCCGGCCTTGCGCGCGCTTGTCGACGCCGCGCTTGGCGCAGCCGACGGTCACGCCTCGGCACTGGAGACCTTTGTTGACGCGTGGATTGCGGCTGTTCCGGACGGCAAGCCTGATCCGGCGCGGCAGATCGCCGAATTCCTGTTCCTCCATCTCGCTCCGCACGAAGGCATCTATATCCGCCATTCGGTGCGCCAGGATCTGTGGCTCGAAGCCGTCGGCAGCCGCTTTCCCGATCATGCGTCGATGGCCGACACCTACCGCGACGAATGGCGCTTCATGCAGGCCGTGCGCGCTGCTTTTGCGGACCGGGGTCTGGCGCCGCGCGACATGATCGACGTGCAAAGCGCGCTGTGGATCGTCCACAATTACAAGGAAGAAGATGTGGCGACCTTTTCGCGCGATGCGATCGAGGCGGCGATGGACGCCTATGACAGCTACCGCCAGTCGGGCGAGCACGCCGCCATCTTCGAAGCCTTTGGTGAGCCGCGCGACTATTGGGTGCGCTCGACACGCGCGCGACCGGGTCGGGTCTATCCCTCCAAGCCGATCGTCGGCTTCCTGCGCGGCAAGACGCAGCTCAATGGCGGGTGGGGACAGAAGGCCGATGCCGCCGCCCAGCTCCACAATGCAGGTTACATCATCGTCGATGCCGATGACGCCCCGGTCACCCCGCCCGAGCGCTACGAGCATCTGATCCGCGACGCAGATCGCATCCGGCTCTGTGCGCGAAACTATTATGTCGAACCGGCGCGTGAGAACGGCGCGGCAGACATTGCAATCCGCGCCGGTGACCTTGGCCGCGACATGGGACTGCGCGACGCGTTCCCGGCGATCTGCAGCGCGCTTGGCGGGGAGAAATTTCAGAAGCTCGCCAATGTCCCCGCGCCCTCGCACACGTTGCCAAATCCTAGCAGTTCCACCGTCTTCACCTACCAGCTCGCCTCAGCGGAAGGGCACCAAACCATGACCTTTGAACCGATGACCGCGATGCCGGCGACCACTAATCTCATCCTTTACGGCCCGCCCGGGACCGGCAAGACTTATGCCACGGCCTGGGAGGCCGTGCGGCTTTGCCTGGGCGATGCCGCAGCCGAACCACTGCGCGGTGACCGCGACACCCTGATGGCCGAGTATCGCCGTCTTGCCGGCGAAGGACGGATCGAGTTCGTCACCTTTCACCAGTCCTTCGCCTACGAGGATTTCGTCGAGGGGCTGCGGCCGACGACAGGAGTCGAACAGGAAGGCGACGATGAGGCTGCCAGCACTTCGGGTGGCTTTAGTCTCAAGCCCCATGCCGGCGTGTTCAAGATCATCAGCGAGAGAGCGCGGCTCGACACCGGAGATGCGCCGGCCAAGCGGCTCGATCGCTCGCGCCCGATCTACAAGATCGCGCTCGGTCAGCGCGGCAGCCAGGAAGACCGGATCCGCGAAGGGCTCGATGGCGGGCTGATCCATCTCGGCTGGGGCGGCGATATCGACTGGTCCGACGAGCGCTTTGATGATTTCGAAGAAATCCGGAAAACGTGGAACGAGGAGAAGGATCCCGACGCATCCGGCAAGGACCCCAATATCGAGATGCTTTACGCCTTTCGCTCCGGCCTGCAGGTCGGCGACTATGTCGTCATCTCCGATGGCCGTGACAGCTACCGTGCCTTTGGCCGGGTGAGCGGCGAGTATTATTTCGATGCCGACGCCGATTTCCATCCGCATCGACGCAGCGTCGAATGGATCTGGCGCGATGATAATGGCGCCGAGCGCGCACCGTTCTACGCCCGCAATTTCCGTCGTCAGTCAGCCTACCGGCTTGATCCGGACCGGATCGACTGGGATGCGCTCGAAGCGGTGGTGATCGATCCCAATGCCGAGCGGCCAGTAGCCGGCGCGCGGCCGCATGTCCTGATCATCGACGAGATCAACCGGGCCAACATCTCCAAGGTGTTCGGCGAGCTGATCACGCTGCTCGAAACCGACAAGCGGCTCGGCTGCGAAAACGAGGTCCGGGTGCGGCTTCCCTATTCGGGGACGAGTTTTGGCGTGCCGGCCAACCTGCACATCATCGGCACGATGAATACCGCGGACCGCTCGATCGCGCTGCTCGACACCGCTCTGCGCCGCCGCTTCACCTTCCGCGAGCTGATGCCCGATGTCGAGGACCTGCGGCGGGCGCTGGCGGCCAGGGGGCTCGATGCAGCAAATCTTGAGGGGATCGATCTGTGCAAGCTGCTGCACACGATCAACGAGCGGATCGAATATGTCTTCGATCGCGAACACCAGATTGGCCACGCCTATTTCACTGGCTGCCGTAGCCGCGCCGACGTCGAAGACGTCATGCGCCATAAGGTCATCCCGCTCTTGACCGAGTATTTCTATGAGGATTGGTCAAAGGTCGCTGCGGTGCTCGGCGATGGCGACGGCACCAATGGCTCCCATTTCCTCGAAGCGCGGCGGCTGACGGCGCCGGCCGGTTTTGCCGACGATGAGCTGGGCGGCGACAAGCGGCGCTGGAGCGTCAAGGCGCGCTTCGACTTTTCCGAGTTTGCCGCCTGA